CTGGCGGGTATCGATTTCAACCCAACTCATCGCGTCCAGCTCCTCCGGCAGCGGGGGCTCGAAGCGCTGTTGCCGGGCAATCTCAAGACCGGCGTCAGAGACATCGATGCCGGTCTTGGCCCGGTGACGAAGGTTTCTTTCAAGCAATGGCCATGGGGCGCGGCAAACCAGCAACCGCAGCGGCACCCCGGCGCTACGAGCCACCTCCCGGAACAGAAATCGTTCTTCGATTTTAAGGTTGGCGGCATCAATAATTATCGACGCCCCGCGGGAAACCGTTGCCGCCGCTTCTTCAACCAGTTTACGATAAGTCAGTTGCGTCGCCTTGGGACTGTAAATGCCACAGCCGAACGGCGCCGCCGCCGACTTCCCAAGCACGCCATGCAGCTCTTTACGCACGAGATCGGAACGTAGGCAGCGGATTCCCCACAAGCCACTCAAAGCCCGGGCCAGATAACTCTTACCACTACCGCTGACTCCGGCCAACAAGGTAATTCCGGCCGGGGCCGGTGTGGCATAAATTGCAGCCAAGCGAAAATAACGCGCCGCCCGCTGACAGCTCCGCTCCTGGGCAGACCTGTCCAGATTGGGATCGGCGCTGAGAAAACTCAGCACCTTACCCCGCACATAAGCCCGGTAACATTTGTAAAAAAGCAGCAGTTCCGGCTCAAAAAGAGAACCCAGGCGTTGCCGACATTGCTCGATAAAATCCGCGGCCAGATCAAAACGGTTATTTTCTTCCAGATCCATGGCCAGAAAAGCCAGGTCATTAACCACATCCAGACGACGAAAACGCTGGTTAAATTCAATACAGTCATAAACCAGCGGCGCCCCGGGTACCAGGCAGACATGCTCCATATGAAGGTCACCGTGGCCCTCACGCACAGCTCCCTCGCGCACCCGGCGCACAAAGAGTTTACCGGCGCGATCCAGAAAATCACGGCTAAATTCCGTGATTTTTTTGAAATCCTGGGCCGTTATGGTAGCATCAATAAATTTTTCGGTCTGGGTGAAATTTTCTTCAACATCGAACCGAACCTTTTCCCGTCCGCCAAAACGCCCGTCCGTAAAAATTCTGGCCTGGCCATAAAAGCCAGCCAGCAACTGCACCAATTCCGCCAACCGTTCGGGACAAAGCTCATCGGCCGCCAAAAGTCGGCGCATCAAAAATTGTTCTGGTAGACGGCGCATGACCACAGCATAATCAACAACCCGGCCCTCGCCACCGAAGGAATACAGACCCTCGCGTTGCGTCACGGTTTCAACCCGCAGATAGTAGTCGCGAGCCAGCCTGCGATTAAGCCGCAGTTCTTCATGACAGTAGCGCCGGCGCTTGGCCAGAGTGGAAAAATCGAGGAAACCGAAATCGACCGGTTTTTTGACCTTGTAAACATACTCTCCCGCCAGAAAAACCCATGAGGCATGGGTCTGCACCAATTCAACCTTATCAGGGACAGGACGGTAAATCTCGCGGCGCTGAAGATCTCTGATCATGGCCGAGGTTTGACTGTTATCCATGCGCTGTTGATCCTTAAATTCAGGGGCGGCCGTTTAAAGGAGTCGCCTGGGAGGGATTTTGCCAGAAGGCTTTATATTTATTACGGAAAGAGCCTATTACGGAAAGAGCCGTTTTTTGCGCAAGTGCAGCTTCGCTTCACTCGGGAAACCTGACGCCAGACTCACTCAACGGGGCCGGAAATCAAAAAAATATCCTCTTGCGCGACATCATCATGCCCGCGGATAAAAACCCGACGTTCCCTGACCTCCAGCCGACCGGCACAGTACAAGGCCAGGGCCCGGGGAAAGATTCTAT
The sequence above is drawn from the Pseudomonadota bacterium genome and encodes:
- a CDS encoding aminoglycoside phosphotransferase, whose product is MDNSQTSAMIRDLQRREIYRPVPDKVELVQTHASWVFLAGEYVYKVKKPVDFGFLDFSTLAKRRRYCHEELRLNRRLARDYYLRVETVTQREGLYSFGGEGRVVDYAVVMRRLPEQFLMRRLLAADELCPERLAELVQLLAGFYGQARIFTDGRFGGREKVRFDVEENFTQTEKFIDATITAQDFKKITEFSRDFLDRAGKLFVRRVREGAVREGHGDLHMEHVCLVPGAPLVYDCIEFNQRFRRLDVVNDLAFLAMDLEENNRFDLAADFIEQCRQRLGSLFEPELLLFYKCYRAYVRGKVLSFLSADPNLDRSAQERSCQRAARYFRLAAIYATPAPAGITLLAGVSGSGKSYLARALSGLWGIRCLRSDLVRKELHGVLGKSAAAPFGCGIYSPKATQLTYRKLVEEAAATVSRGASIIIDAANLKIEERFLFREVARSAGVPLRLLVCRAPWPLLERNLRHRAKTGIDVSDAGLEIARQQRFEPPLPEELDAMSWVEIDTRQDLLEQIYLVSRAR